DNA sequence from the Coffea arabica cultivar ET-39 chromosome 11c, Coffea Arabica ET-39 HiFi, whole genome shotgun sequence genome:
cttgcatttaactAATTGTTAATAAagctttaaaagaaaaaaaattagttccttttttgcaaaaataaaaaattctttttttaaaaaaaattaaattatattaaataaaaaataattgtatATTCTAACTTAAAAAGTAGTTAATATTTATCGAGTTAAAACCTTGATACGTTTTTAAAGTTAAGAactttaaattttagaaaatcaaaagCCTACTCTATGATATGAATTGGGAGGAAGGTCATAACTTGTACCTATTATAAATATTTGAGTTTTGTATCttacaagaaatttcaataTAGGAATACAAGAAATAGAGGAATACGCAAACAAAGTgtttttagccaaaaaaaaaaaaagagaaagaaaagcacAATTATACATTGctactatttttcaataaatgGCCATTCTAATATGAAATTAAGTTCGAATAAATTCCTATCAAATTTCAACTTCCATGATGGCCTTGTCTAATTTGATAGTCAATAAACATTGCTCGTGCTAAAGCATTCCTAAATTGTGTCCACTCGCTAGTTGGTTGTACTGTTCGAATTCGATTCTCGTTAACATCATTTACACCACCATCATTATTTGGACCATCATCTTCCATTCCATTTTCCTCATCTTCatcttccatttcatcttcatcatcaacctCATGTTGTACTCTTCGCATCTCAGCATCAACTTCATCCAAGTAAGGGTCATTTGGTTGTTCTACTCGAATAAGGTTATGAAGGATGGCACATGCATTAATTATCATGACATGAGTCTTAACATCAAAAAAAGATGCATCTCTCAAAATGGCCCACCGCTTCTTGAACAAACCAAATGTCCTTTCAATCACATTTCGAGCAATTGAATGTCGAAGGTTGAATAACTCTTTAAAATTTTGAGGCTTGCTCCCACTAGCAGACCACTCGCTAAGATGATATCTAACTCCCCTATATGGAGCTAAGAAACCGGAGCTATTTGCATAACCCGCATCAACAAGAAAGTACTTGCCTGTAATGTTAGACAACAAATTATTACTCATTTatagttaaaagaaaaaaaaacacttgaTATCTAATTGTCACATACCCTTGGGAACAATTAATGGATCTGATCTAACTAACGCATCCCGTAGAACTCTACCATCTGCTGCAGAACCTTCCCATCCAGGCAATACATATGTAAATCTCATGTCACGGGAGCATACACCTAAAACATTTGTTGCTATCTCATTCTTCCTATTCCTATATCTTCCTTGATCTCTAAGAAGAACATGTACTTTAACATAAGTACCGTCTAACGCTCCAAGAGAATCCTGTATTATAAACAAAATATCATAAGTTGATGAATCTTGTAAATATTATCTTCATTAATAAACATCAAAAAATATTGATTACCTGAAACCATTCCCACTTTTCATGCTCGTAACCTTCCATTTCCGATTCAGGCTGGATAAGATAGTGTCTCCCCAATTTTATGATAGCACGTAGAACTATATTAAAGTATCGACTAACTGTCTCACCTGATCTTATGAAATTAAAATTGACAGTGCGATTCTTAAAATTATGAGCAAGAACATAGAGAAACATTGCAATTGCCTCTTCAACAGTAATATTTCTAGTATCCATCAACCCACAATGCTCTCTTAAATTTGTACATAAAACAGTAAAACAATGTTTATTGAGTCTAAGTTGCTCTACACAAACTCTATTGTTTCCATAGTAAAGACGCCTTAGATATATTTCACGTGCTACTTTAAAGTCCAAGTAAGGCTCCTTTACTATATGTTTCTCATGCCACCAAACTACTAATGTAGCTATTGTTACCATATAATTTGCAACtaccacttttctcttttttgctttttgctcGTCTCCTTCTTTATCCATGTCAATATCCAATTCTGCAATTCAAAATCATGACAACAATAAGAAAAGGTAAGTCAAAAGACCAAATCATGCCAAACTAGCTATTAATTCAAAAGACCAAATTAGCTATTGGAAAACTCGTACATGATGTATTAGGATCAAAGCGCAAAGTTTTAGGTATCTGCCCGCTCTTATAAGGCCACGTTCTTGCACAATCTATCTCCAGCAAGCCTGTAAAACCAAGGGCATAATTAGATGTCACAATGGTGATTAAAATGAGACCCAAGTGATTCACAGTAACTAAACCAGCTTCTGGATACTCGGCTTCTAGTCTAGAATTCGGATGATGCCATAACTCAAGATTCACACCTCagtttgacaagaaaaatgaaaagtctGGCACCCATTTTAAAACTCTACAACTAGCACCTCCAACAATCAACATTGTCCCATCAATTTCTATCATTTCTACAAACTCTGTAATGGATTAACTTGATTTGATTATCT
Encoded proteins:
- the LOC113715873 gene encoding protein ALP1-like, whose protein sequence is MDKEGDEQKAKKRKVVVANYMVTIATLVVWWHEKHIVKEPYLDFKVAREIYLRRLYYGNNRVCVEQLRLNKHCFTVLCTNLREHCGLMDTRNITVEEAIAMFLYVLAHNFKNRTVNFNFIRSGETVSRYFNIVLRAIIKLGRHYLIQPESEMEGYEHEKWEWFQDSLGALDGTYVKVHVLLRDQGRYRNRKNEIATNVLGVCSRDMRFTYVLPGWEGSAADGRVLRDALVRSDPLIVPKGKYFLVDAGYANSSGFLAPYRGVRYHLSEWSASGSKPQNFKELFNLRHSIARNVIERTFGLFKKRWAILRDASFFDVKTHVMIINACAILHNLIRVEQPNDPYLDEVDAEMRRVQHEVDDEDEMEDEDEENGMEDDGPNNDGGVNDVNENRIRTVQPTSEWTQFRNALARAMFIDYQIRQGHHGS